A window of Aeromicrobium sp. Root236 contains these coding sequences:
- the ribD gene encoding bifunctional diaminohydroxyphosphoribosylaminopyrimidine deaminase/5-amino-6-(5-phosphoribosylamino)uracil reductase RibD produces the protein MATDTEISAMHRALDAARTARRTLPNPRVGCVLLAPDGSEIAVGVHRGAGTPHAEVDALTQAGEAARGATAVVTLEPCNHTGRTGPCAEALIQAGVARVVFGQIDPDRSAAGGAKTLRAAGIEVEPGVMAEEATDLNVEWTFAVTSGRPFVTWKYAATLDGLSAAPDGTSKWITSDEARRDVQKFRAESDAIVAGTGAVLADDPRLSVRDEKDIPLPYDQQPLRVVVGETKIPNYYRVFDRVAPTLLVQSRDPEVVLQKLIDNQIRHIWLEGGPRLAGAFWNAGVIDRVIGYIAPAMLGSGRAALEGEATTLADLRPIDLHDLTMVGPDIRIIGTPGRMQREDFD, from the coding sequence ATGGCAACCGACACCGAGATCAGCGCGATGCACCGCGCGCTCGACGCGGCCCGCACGGCCAGACGTACGCTGCCCAATCCACGCGTCGGCTGCGTCCTGCTCGCGCCTGACGGCAGCGAGATCGCCGTGGGCGTCCACAGGGGCGCCGGCACGCCGCACGCCGAGGTCGACGCACTCACCCAGGCCGGTGAAGCCGCTCGTGGCGCGACGGCCGTCGTCACGCTCGAGCCGTGCAACCACACCGGTCGCACCGGACCCTGCGCCGAGGCGCTGATCCAGGCCGGTGTCGCCCGCGTCGTGTTCGGCCAGATCGACCCCGACCGGTCAGCAGCCGGCGGTGCCAAGACGCTGCGCGCAGCCGGCATCGAGGTGGAGCCCGGCGTCATGGCCGAGGAGGCCACCGACCTCAACGTCGAGTGGACGTTCGCGGTGACCTCCGGACGACCGTTCGTGACGTGGAAGTACGCCGCGACGCTCGACGGACTCAGCGCCGCCCCCGACGGCACGAGCAAGTGGATCACCAGCGACGAGGCACGCCGCGACGTGCAGAAGTTCCGCGCCGAGTCCGACGCGATCGTCGCCGGCACCGGCGCGGTCCTCGCCGACGACCCGCGGCTCTCGGTGCGCGACGAGAAGGACATCCCGCTCCCGTACGACCAGCAGCCGCTGCGCGTCGTGGTCGGCGAGACCAAGATCCCCAACTACTACCGGGTGTTCGACCGGGTGGCGCCGACCCTGCTGGTGCAGTCCCGCGATCCCGAGGTCGTGCTGCAGAAGCTCATCGACAACCAGATCCGGCACATCTGGCTCGAGGGCGGGCCGCGCCTCGCCGGAGCGTTCTGGAACGCCGGCGTGATCGACCGCGTCATCGGTTACATCGCACCCGCGATGCTCGGCTCCGGCCGCGCCGCGCTGGAGGGCGAGGCGACGACGCTCGCCGACCTGCGCCCGATCGACCTGCACGACCTGACGATGGTCGGCCCGGACATCCGCATCATCGGCACCCCGGGCCGCATGCAACGAGAGGACTTCGACTGA
- a CDS encoding bifunctional 3,4-dihydroxy-2-butanone-4-phosphate synthase/GTP cyclohydrolase II: protein MTEHESVRLDSIERAIEDFRQGKAIVVVDDEDRENEGDIIFAASKATPELMAFLVRYSSGLVCAPITGEILDRLAIPLMTPHNREKMRTAYTISIDARDGITTGISAADRARTCRVLADSATEPFELNQPGHIIPLRAKPGGVLERAGHTEAAVDFARLAGLTPAGVIGEVLNDDGTLMRAPELREFADEHGIALVSIEDLQVYRRLHESQVERLATTRLPTEFGTFTAHGYRDMIEGSEHIALVYGDPGTEDVLTRIHSECLTGDVFGSRRCDCGPQLELSMTEITTAGAGIVVYLRGHEGRGIGLLHKLQAYALQDAGTDTVDANLQLGFGEDERDYAAGAQILRDLGVTSARLLTNNPDKTIALEAYGVKISERLPLRIAPNEDSLRYLQTKAERMGHDLPGLGELA from the coding sequence ATGACCGAGCACGAATCGGTGAGGCTCGACAGCATCGAGCGGGCGATCGAGGACTTCCGCCAGGGCAAGGCGATCGTGGTCGTCGACGACGAGGACCGCGAGAACGAGGGCGACATCATCTTCGCCGCGAGCAAGGCGACGCCTGAGCTCATGGCATTCCTGGTCCGCTACTCCAGCGGTCTGGTGTGCGCGCCGATCACCGGCGAGATCCTCGACCGCCTCGCGATCCCGCTCATGACGCCGCACAACCGCGAGAAGATGCGCACGGCGTACACGATCTCGATCGACGCCCGCGACGGCATCACGACCGGCATCTCGGCCGCGGACCGCGCGCGTACGTGCCGGGTGCTCGCGGACTCGGCGACCGAGCCGTTCGAGCTCAACCAGCCGGGCCACATCATCCCGCTCCGCGCCAAGCCCGGGGGAGTGCTGGAGCGCGCGGGCCACACCGAGGCCGCGGTCGACTTCGCCCGCCTGGCCGGACTGACCCCCGCGGGCGTCATCGGCGAGGTGCTCAACGACGACGGCACGCTGATGCGCGCCCCGGAGCTGCGTGAGTTCGCCGACGAGCACGGCATCGCCCTGGTCTCGATCGAGGACCTGCAGGTCTACCGCCGGCTCCACGAGTCGCAGGTCGAGCGGCTCGCGACGACGCGGCTGCCCACCGAGTTCGGCACGTTCACGGCGCACGGCTACCGCGACATGATCGAGGGCTCGGAGCACATCGCGCTGGTCTACGGCGACCCCGGCACCGAGGACGTCCTGACCCGCATCCACTCCGAGTGCCTGACCGGCGACGTCTTCGGATCGCGCCGGTGCGACTGCGGGCCTCAGCTCGAGCTCTCGATGACCGAGATCACGACCGCTGGGGCAGGCATCGTGGTCTACCTCCGTGGCCACGAGGGTCGCGGCATCGGACTGCTGCACAAGCTGCAGGCGTACGCGCTGCAGGACGCCGGCACCGACACGGTCGACGCCAACCTGCAGCTGGGCTTCGGCGAGGACGAGCGTGACTACGCCGCCGGTGCGCAGATCCTCCGCGACCTCGGCGTCACGTCGGCACGATTGCTGACCAACAACCCCGACAAGACGATCGCCCTCGAGGCGTACGGGGTCAAGATCAGCGAACGGCTGCCCCTGCGCATCGCGCCCAACGAGGACAGCCTGCGCTACCTGCAGACCAAGGCCGAGCGCATGGGCCACGACCTCCCCGGACTAGGAGAGCTGGCATGA
- a CDS encoding TetR/AcrR family transcriptional regulator, translating to MPVTSTTDAVDAAAKPLRADAQRNYDKLVAAAREVFAERGAEGSLDEIAKRAGVGPGTLYRHFPTRDDLIDALMRDWTERVAADSISAVEAEVPARETLERWLADLVKHMTLHRGAAAKLSAAMDDPSSPIYRKCQMLGDANDRVITHLVDAGALRDGVESHQVMRLVSGVATVVDQAGLELDQALPMLDIVIDGILRDPATA from the coding sequence GTGCCTGTCACGTCCACCACAGACGCGGTCGACGCAGCGGCCAAGCCGCTGCGCGCGGACGCCCAGCGCAACTACGACAAGCTCGTGGCCGCCGCCCGTGAGGTGTTCGCCGAACGCGGCGCGGAGGGCTCGCTCGACGAGATCGCCAAGCGCGCCGGCGTCGGACCGGGCACGCTCTACCGGCACTTCCCGACGCGCGACGACCTCATCGACGCGCTCATGCGTGACTGGACCGAACGGGTCGCCGCCGACAGCATCTCCGCAGTCGAGGCCGAGGTGCCGGCGCGCGAGACGCTGGAGCGCTGGCTTGCCGACCTCGTCAAGCACATGACGTTGCACCGCGGTGCCGCCGCCAAGCTCAGCGCCGCGATGGACGACCCGTCCTCCCCGATCTATCGCAAGTGCCAGATGCTGGGCGACGCCAACGACCGGGTCATCACCCACCTGGTCGACGCAGGTGCCTTGCGAGACGGCGTGGAGTCGCACCAGGTCATGCGCCTCGTCAGTGGTGTCGCGACCGTCGTGGACCAGGCCGGGCTCGAGCTCGACCAGGCCCTTCCGATGCTCGACATCGTGATCGACGGCATCCTGCGCGACCCCGCCACCGCCTGA
- the rpe gene encoding ribulose-phosphate 3-epimerase: MGIQITPSMLASDFANLEGEAARISSADWLHMDVMDNHFVPNLTLGAPVIEALVKVAKQPIDAHLMIEDPDRWAPAYVEAGAQSVTFHVEAAKAPVRLAREIRAKGARASMALKPATPIEPYEDLLPELDMVLIMTVEPGFGGQKFLDICLPKIQRARTLIDKHGGDIWLQVDGGVSLDTIERCAEAGADTFVAGSAVFSADDPDAMVAELRSHAGRHTR, translated from the coding sequence ATGGGCATCCAGATCACCCCGAGCATGCTGGCGTCGGACTTTGCGAACCTCGAGGGCGAGGCCGCACGCATCTCGAGCGCCGACTGGCTGCACATGGACGTCATGGACAACCATTTCGTCCCCAACCTGACCCTGGGCGCCCCCGTCATCGAGGCGCTGGTCAAGGTGGCCAAGCAGCCGATCGACGCGCACCTGATGATCGAGGATCCCGACCGGTGGGCACCCGCCTACGTCGAGGCCGGCGCGCAGAGCGTCACCTTCCACGTCGAAGCAGCCAAGGCGCCAGTACGCCTGGCCCGTGAGATCCGCGCCAAGGGGGCCCGCGCGTCGATGGCGCTCAAGCCGGCGACGCCGATCGAGCCGTACGAGGACCTGCTCCCTGAGCTGGACATGGTGCTGATCATGACGGTCGAGCCTGGCTTCGGTGGCCAGAAGTTCCTCGACATCTGCCTGCCCAAGATCCAACGGGCCCGCACCCTGATCGACAAGCACGGCGGCGACATCTGGCTCCAGGTCGATGGCGGAGTCTCGCTTGACACGATCGAGCGGTGCGCCGAGGCGGGCGCCGACACGTTCGTCGCGGGCTCGGCGGTCTTCAGCGCTGACGACCCCGACGCGATGGTGGCGGAACTGCGCTCACATGCCGGACGTCACACCCGCTGA
- a CDS encoding PH domain-containing protein, which yields MPDLRTFRPGGARVVAYGVGVIMLVITVVIGLALPDDIYFTVAEDITLWLIIIAVLALLHGIGRSYVRADDDGVEVLNGYRRHRVPWSDIQGFAMGTGAPWPTLVTKDDERVMLFAIQGSDGAYAREAVAYLRSRVPS from the coding sequence GTGCCGGATCTGAGGACGTTCCGCCCCGGCGGTGCCCGCGTCGTCGCGTACGGCGTGGGCGTCATCATGCTCGTGATCACCGTCGTGATCGGTCTGGCGCTGCCCGACGACATCTACTTCACGGTCGCCGAGGACATCACGCTGTGGCTCATCATCATCGCCGTGCTGGCGCTGCTGCACGGCATCGGGCGCAGCTACGTCCGCGCCGATGACGACGGCGTCGAGGTGCTCAACGGCTATCGCCGGCACCGCGTCCCGTGGTCGGACATCCAGGGCTTCGCGATGGGCACCGGCGCACCGTGGCCGACGCTCGTGACCAAGGACGACGAGCGGGTCATGCTGTTCGCCATCCAGGGCTCCGACGGCGCGTACGCCCGCGAGGCCGTGGCCTACCTTCGCAGCCGGGTGCCGTCGTGA
- a CDS encoding MFS transporter — MTSITAPPDTGRKASYGIAIVLIAQLMLVLDVTVVNVALPRIQTDLDFSPAGLSWVLNGYTLAFGGLLLLGGRLGDVFGRLRVFEIGLGLFTLASLAGALAPNPEFLVTSRVLQGVGAAVAAPSVLALLTTSTPDAASRNRALALFTAVSSAGGSIGLILGGALTDLGSWRWTLMINVPIGVAVLALVRRFVDETARRPGRFDVVGAATATLGSVAAVYAFINAPDHGWDSIGTIGGFAVAAALLALFIRTERIAPHPLLRLGLLRSPRRAGALVVMSLLVGSQFPMFFLLVQYDQRVLGFGPLASGFAFLPLTLAIFAVSRISARLVGRFGPQRLIAIGTVGMALSFLWLSQISTSSHYVTAILGPMLLSGASAGLAFMPTTVAILADVEPEHAGAASGLLQTMQQLGGAVGLAVIVSVYASGAVPGQVVPGAEAAFLTSMGFAVVAFLIAMVVMRAPRRSLATASVPA, encoded by the coding sequence ATGACCTCCATCACCGCTCCCCCGGACACCGGCCGCAAGGCCTCGTACGGAATCGCGATCGTGCTGATCGCCCAACTCATGCTCGTCCTCGACGTCACCGTCGTGAACGTCGCCCTCCCCCGCATCCAGACCGACCTCGACTTCTCGCCCGCCGGCCTCTCGTGGGTGCTCAACGGCTACACCCTGGCCTTCGGTGGCCTGCTGCTTCTCGGCGGCCGTCTCGGCGACGTGTTCGGACGCCTCCGGGTGTTCGAGATCGGTCTCGGCCTGTTCACCCTTGCCTCGCTGGCGGGCGCACTGGCGCCCAACCCCGAGTTCCTCGTGACCTCGCGAGTCCTGCAGGGTGTCGGCGCAGCCGTCGCGGCGCCCAGCGTGCTGGCGCTGCTCACGACGTCGACGCCGGATGCGGCCTCGCGCAACCGCGCCCTCGCCTTGTTCACCGCAGTCTCCTCTGCGGGAGGCTCGATCGGCCTGATCCTCGGAGGTGCGCTCACGGACTTGGGCTCCTGGCGCTGGACGCTCATGATCAACGTGCCGATCGGCGTCGCGGTGCTCGCACTGGTCCGTCGGTTCGTCGACGAGACGGCCCGCCGCCCCGGCAGGTTCGACGTCGTCGGCGCAGCGACCGCCACCCTCGGCTCGGTCGCCGCGGTCTACGCCTTCATCAACGCACCCGACCACGGATGGGACTCCATCGGCACGATCGGCGGCTTCGCGGTCGCCGCCGCGCTGCTGGCACTGTTCATCCGCACCGAGCGCATCGCTCCGCACCCTCTGCTGCGGCTCGGCCTGCTGCGCAGTCCCCGCCGGGCGGGCGCACTCGTGGTGATGTCGCTGCTCGTCGGCTCGCAGTTCCCGATGTTCTTCCTGCTGGTGCAGTACGACCAGCGCGTGCTGGGCTTCGGCCCGCTCGCCTCGGGATTCGCGTTCCTGCCGCTGACCCTGGCGATCTTCGCGGTCTCCCGGATCTCGGCGCGCCTCGTGGGCCGATTCGGTCCGCAGCGGCTCATCGCGATCGGCACCGTCGGCATGGCCCTCAGCTTCTTGTGGCTCAGCCAGATCAGCACCAGCAGCCACTACGTCACGGCGATCCTCGGCCCGATGCTGCTGAGCGGAGCCTCGGCGGGCCTGGCGTTCATGCCCACGACGGTCGCGATCCTGGCGGATGTCGAGCCCGAGCACGCCGGAGCGGCATCAGGCCTGCTCCAGACGATGCAGCAGCTCGGTGGGGCCGTCGGCCTTGCGGTGATCGTGTCGGTGTACGCCTCAGGCGCTGTTCCGGGGCAGGTCGTCCCCGGAGCCGAAGCCGCGTTCCTCACCTCGATGGGATTCGCGGTGGTGGCGTTCCTCATCGCCATGGTGGTGATGAGGGCGCCGCGCAGGTCGCTCGCGACGGCCTCAGTGCCGGCGTAG
- the hisG gene encoding ATP phosphoribosyltransferase, which translates to MLKIAVPNKGALAESAAQMLTEAGYHQRRNTKDLVTLDPDNDVEFFYLRPRDIAIYVGEGTLDVGITGRDLLLDSGAKAAENISLGFGASTFRFAAPIGAMSAVADLDGSRIATSYPGIVQAYLAERGVSADVVRLDGAVESSVRLGVADAIADVVETGSTLKQADLEVFGEPILSSEAVLITRQDAPEPDGFAVFKRRIDSVLVARTYIMMDYDIRVDQVDRAVELTPGIESPTVSPLHREGWVAVRSMVPRDAAQKVMDSLYEIGARGILVTDILACRI; encoded by the coding sequence ATGCTCAAGATCGCCGTACCCAACAAGGGCGCCCTCGCCGAGTCCGCCGCACAGATGCTCACCGAGGCCGGCTACCACCAACGCCGCAACACCAAGGACCTCGTCACGCTCGACCCCGACAACGACGTCGAGTTCTTCTACCTCCGTCCCCGCGACATCGCGATCTACGTGGGGGAGGGCACGCTCGACGTCGGCATCACCGGCCGTGACCTGTTGCTCGACTCCGGTGCCAAGGCGGCGGAGAACATCTCGCTCGGCTTCGGCGCCTCGACGTTCCGTTTCGCCGCGCCGATCGGTGCGATGTCGGCCGTCGCCGACCTCGATGGCTCGCGGATCGCGACGTCCTATCCCGGCATCGTGCAGGCCTATCTCGCCGAGCGCGGCGTCAGCGCCGATGTCGTACGTCTTGACGGCGCGGTCGAGTCCTCCGTACGTCTCGGCGTCGCCGACGCGATCGCCGACGTCGTCGAGACCGGCAGCACGCTGAAGCAGGCCGACCTCGAGGTGTTCGGCGAGCCCATCCTGTCGTCCGAGGCGGTGCTGATCACCCGTCAGGACGCGCCGGAGCCGGACGGCTTCGCGGTCTTCAAGCGCCGCATCGACAGCGTCCTGGTCGCCCGGACCTACATCATGATGGACTACGACATCCGGGTCGACCAGGTCGATCGTGCTGTCGAGCTGACGCCCGGCATCGAGTCGCCGACCGTCTCGCCTCTTCATCGCGAAGGGTGGGTCGCGGTGCGCTCGATGGTGCCGCGCGACGCCGCCCAGAAGGTCATGGACTCGCTCTACGAGATCGGCGCCCGCGGGATCCTCGTGACGGACATCCTGGCGTGCCGGATCTGA
- a CDS encoding phosphoribosyl-ATP diphosphatase, which produces MKTFDELFAELSDKAATRPEGSRTVAELDAGVHAIGKKLVEEAAESWMAAEHEGAERAAEELSQLLYHAQVMMIARGITLDDVYAHL; this is translated from the coding sequence ATGAAGACCTTCGATGAACTCTTCGCCGAGCTGTCCGACAAGGCAGCCACGCGCCCCGAGGGCTCGCGCACCGTCGCCGAGCTCGACGCCGGCGTGCACGCGATCGGCAAGAAGCTCGTCGAGGAAGCGGCCGAGTCGTGGATGGCAGCGGAGCACGAAGGTGCCGAGCGCGCCGCCGAGGAGCTCAGCCAGCTGCTCTACCACGCCCAGGTCATGATGATCGCCCGCGGCATCACGCTCGACGACGTCTACGCGCATCTGTGA
- a CDS encoding RsmB/NOP family class I SAM-dependent RNA methyltransferase — protein MTDPSRAVAFHVLRAVAERDAYVNLTLPAMLAEHQIEGRDAAFATELVHGTVRRQGTYDAIIGHVASKGLGSIDAPVLDALRLGAHQLLSMRVPAHAAVSETVDLVRREIGHKPVHFANALLRKIGQKDLNGWLEVVTAGLEGDEARSVRTSHPVWIVTALREALGGHAAQIDKLLAADNAPPRVTLVARPGLCDPEALPGTPGKLSPYARILDEGGDPGAIPQVRDGRAGVQDEGSQLVAITLAEAQVDGNDTRWLDLCAGPGGKAALLGALAKQRGAQLVANEVLEHRADLVRQGVRLLDNVDVTTADGRHGPWEPATFDRVLVDAPCTGLGALRRRPESRWRRSEADLDDLVPLQEALLTRALELVRPGGVVVYATCSPHLRETHGVVDAVMSGRSDVDVETTHQWWPHIDGTDAMFCALLRRH, from the coding sequence ATGACCGACCCGAGCAGGGCGGTCGCATTTCACGTGCTGCGCGCCGTGGCTGAGCGCGATGCGTACGTCAACCTGACCCTCCCGGCGATGCTCGCCGAGCACCAGATCGAGGGGCGCGACGCCGCCTTCGCGACCGAGCTCGTGCACGGCACCGTCCGCAGGCAGGGCACGTACGACGCGATCATCGGGCACGTGGCCAGCAAGGGTCTCGGCTCGATCGACGCCCCGGTGCTGGACGCCTTGCGGCTCGGCGCGCATCAGCTCCTGAGCATGCGGGTGCCCGCGCACGCCGCCGTCTCCGAGACGGTCGACCTCGTACGCCGCGAGATCGGCCACAAGCCCGTGCACTTCGCCAACGCGCTGCTGCGCAAGATCGGCCAGAAGGACCTGAACGGCTGGCTCGAGGTCGTCACGGCCGGGCTCGAGGGCGACGAAGCCCGATCCGTTCGCACCTCGCACCCCGTGTGGATCGTCACGGCGTTGCGCGAGGCGCTCGGTGGCCACGCGGCGCAGATCGACAAGCTGCTCGCCGCCGACAACGCACCCCCGCGAGTAACGCTGGTCGCTCGTCCGGGCCTCTGCGACCCGGAGGCGCTGCCCGGCACACCGGGCAAGCTCTCGCCGTACGCCCGCATCCTCGACGAGGGCGGCGACCCGGGCGCGATCCCGCAGGTGCGCGACGGGCGCGCGGGTGTGCAGGACGAGGGTTCCCAGCTGGTGGCGATCACGCTCGCCGAGGCCCAGGTCGACGGCAACGACACCCGTTGGCTCGACCTCTGCGCCGGGCCGGGCGGCAAGGCGGCGCTCCTCGGCGCACTGGCCAAGCAGCGTGGTGCTCAGCTCGTCGCCAACGAGGTGCTGGAGCACCGCGCGGACCTGGTCCGCCAAGGCGTACGCCTGCTCGACAACGTCGACGTCACGACCGCCGACGGGCGGCACGGCCCATGGGAGCCGGCGACCTTCGACCGGGTGCTGGTCGACGCACCGTGCACGGGTCTCGGAGCGCTGCGCCGCAGGCCGGAGTCGCGCTGGCGCCGGTCCGAGGCCGATCTCGACGACCTCGTGCCGCTCCAGGAAGCCTTGCTCACGCGCGCGCTGGAGCTCGTACGCCCTGGTGGTGTCGTCGTCTACGCGACGTGTTCGCCGCACCTCAGGGAGACGCACGGCGTGGTCGACGCGGTGATGTCCGGGCGCAGCGACGTCGATGTGGAGACCACCCACCAGTGGTGGCCCCACATCGACGGCACCGATGCGATGTTCTGTGCGCTGCTACGCCGGCACTGA
- the ribH gene encoding 6,7-dimethyl-8-ribityllumazine synthase produces the protein MSGAGAPTIFVDGTGARVAIVASRWHTEVMDGLIAGAERALADAKVEDVTLVRAPGSFELPILCQAYAREGYDAVIALGVIIRGGTPHFEYVSAAATDGLNRVALDTGVPIGFGLLTCDDEAQALDRAGLPESREDKGREAVEAALSAWNVLRTLGTQA, from the coding sequence ATGAGTGGAGCTGGAGCACCCACGATCTTCGTCGACGGCACGGGCGCACGCGTCGCGATCGTCGCGTCACGCTGGCACACCGAGGTCATGGACGGCCTGATCGCCGGCGCCGAGCGCGCCCTCGCCGACGCCAAGGTCGAGGACGTCACGCTCGTACGAGCCCCGGGATCCTTCGAGCTGCCGATCCTCTGCCAGGCGTACGCCCGCGAGGGCTACGACGCGGTCATCGCCCTCGGCGTGATCATCCGCGGCGGCACCCCGCACTTCGAGTACGTCTCGGCGGCTGCGACCGACGGGCTCAACCGGGTCGCCCTCGACACCGGCGTCCCGATCGGCTTCGGGCTGCTGACCTGTGACGACGAGGCGCAGGCGCTCGATCGTGCGGGTCTGCCCGAGAGCCGTGAGGACAAGGGACGCGAGGCTGTCGAGGCTGCATTGTCCGCCTGGAACGTCCTGCGCACGCTCGGCACCCAGGCGTGA
- a CDS encoding riboflavin synthase, with protein sequence MFTGLIEEKGTITAVEDLGDSVRLTVRGPLVVSDAQHGDSIAVSGVCLTVMEQDSDSFAADVMKESLDKTSLGDLRVGDEVNLERATRAGARLGGHIVQGHVDGTGRILDRTPSEHWEVVRIALPAELARYLVDKGSVTVDGTSLTVVEVVDGDEPWFSVSLIPTTLAETTLGTKGPGDRVNLEVDILAKYVERLLGARAEGASA encoded by the coding sequence ATGTTCACCGGCCTCATCGAGGAGAAGGGCACGATCACCGCGGTCGAGGACCTGGGCGACTCCGTACGCCTGACGGTCCGCGGTCCGCTGGTGGTCTCCGACGCCCAGCACGGCGACTCGATCGCCGTCAGCGGCGTCTGCCTGACCGTCATGGAGCAGGACTCGGACTCGTTCGCGGCCGACGTCATGAAGGAGTCGCTCGACAAGACGTCGCTCGGCGACCTGCGGGTCGGTGACGAGGTCAACCTCGAGCGCGCGACCAGGGCCGGGGCGCGGCTCGGCGGCCACATCGTGCAGGGGCATGTCGACGGCACCGGCCGGATCCTCGACCGCACGCCGAGCGAGCACTGGGAGGTCGTCCGCATCGCACTGCCGGCCGAGCTGGCCCGGTACCTCGTCGACAAGGGCTCCGTCACGGTCGACGGCACGTCGCTCACGGTCGTCGAGGTCGTGGACGGCGACGAGCCGTGGTTCTCGGTGTCGCTCATCCCGACGACGCTGGCCGAGACGACGCTCGGCACCAAGGGCCCGGGGGACCGGGTCAACCTCGAGGTGGACATCCTCGCCAAGTACGTCGAGCGCCTCCTGGGCGCTCGAGCAGAAGGAGCATCAGCATGA
- the fmt gene encoding methionyl-tRNA formyltransferase has product MRVVFAGTPETALPSLEALVASRHDVAAVITRPDAPAGRGRTLKPSPVAEAAAAHGIEVLRPTKPSDPDFMDRLRTIAPDCIPIVAYGALIRREALDIPQYGWINLHFSVLPAWRGAAPVQRAIMAGDEVTGATVFSLVEELDAGPVLGSITERIREDDTSAELLARLADWGSNLLVDVVDHIEDGDIAAVPQPEDNISYAPKLTTDEARIDWQRPAFAIDRHIRGCTPAPGAWTLLAEDRVKIGPATIAEDRTLVPGQLSIGKQEVRVGTTTTDLVLGEVQAFGKKRMRAADWARGTSFPDGAAFA; this is encoded by the coding sequence GTGAGAGTCGTCTTTGCTGGTACGCCCGAGACCGCCCTCCCGTCCCTCGAGGCGCTCGTCGCCAGCAGGCACGACGTCGCCGCAGTGATCACCCGTCCCGACGCGCCGGCCGGCCGCGGCCGCACCCTGAAGCCCTCGCCGGTCGCCGAGGCCGCCGCCGCTCATGGCATCGAGGTGCTCCGGCCCACGAAGCCCTCGGACCCCGACTTCATGGACCGCCTGCGCACGATCGCACCGGACTGCATCCCGATCGTCGCCTACGGCGCGCTCATCCGCCGCGAGGCGCTCGACATCCCACAGTACGGCTGGATCAACCTGCACTTCTCGGTGCTGCCGGCGTGGCGCGGCGCCGCGCCCGTACAGCGGGCCATCATGGCCGGCGACGAGGTCACCGGCGCGACGGTGTTCAGCCTGGTGGAGGAGCTCGATGCCGGACCCGTGCTCGGCTCCATCACCGAGCGCATCCGTGAGGACGACACGTCCGCAGAGCTCCTCGCGCGGTTGGCCGACTGGGGCAGCAACCTGCTCGTCGACGTCGTCGACCACATCGAGGACGGCGACATCGCCGCAGTGCCGCAGCCCGAGGACAACATCTCGTACGCACCGAAGCTCACGACGGACGAGGCCAGGATCGACTGGCAGCGGCCGGCGTTCGCGATCGATCGCCACATCCGGGGCTGCACTCCCGCTCCCGGCGCCTGGACCCTGCTCGCCGAGGACCGGGTCAAGATCGGGCCGGCGACCATCGCGGAGGACCGCACGTTGGTGCCGGGGCAGCTGTCTATCGGCAAGCAGGAGGTGCGCGTCGGCACGACGACCACGGATCTCGTGCTGGGCGAGGTCCAGGCCTTCGGCAAGAAGCGCATGCGTGCTGCCGACTGGGCCCGCGGCACGTCCTTCCCCGACGGCGCGGCGTTCGCATGA